The following proteins come from a genomic window of Lolium rigidum isolate FL_2022 chromosome 5, APGP_CSIRO_Lrig_0.1, whole genome shotgun sequence:
- the LOC124654901 gene encoding alpha-amylase/trypsin inhibitor-like, with amino-acid sequence MASSRVLQQIALVLLVAAAATDAATITVVNKCSYTVWPGALPGGGVRLDPGQTWPLTMPAGTAGARVWPRTGCTFDGSGSGRCITGDCAGRLACAVSGEQPTTLAEYTLGQGGARDFFDLSVIDGFNVPMSFQPVGGAACRGASCAVDITKQCLPELQVAGGCASACGKFGGDTYCCRGQFTDNCPPTKYSQFFKGKCPDAYSYAKDDQTSTFTCPAGTNYQIVLCP; translated from the coding sequence ATGGCGTCCTCTCGCGTTCTCCAACAGATCGCTCTCGTTCTCCTCGTCGCTGCGGCAGCCACCGATGCGGCCACCATCACCGTCGTCAACAAATGCTCTTACACAGTCTGGCCCGGCGCGCtccccggcggcggcgtgcggctcgACCCGGGCCAGACGTGGCCTCTCACCATGCCGGCCGGCACCGCCGGCGCCAGGGTGTGGCCGCGTACCGGGTGCACCTTCGACGGTAGCGGCAGCGGCCGTTGCATCACCGGCGACTGCGCGGGCAGGCTGGCCTGCGCCGTCTCCGGCGAGCAGCCGACAACGCTTGCAGAGTACACGCTCGGGCAGGGCGGGGCCCGGGACTTCTTTGACCTGTCCGTCATCGACGGGTTCAACGTACCGATGAGCTTCCAGCCCGTGGGCGGCGCAGCGTGCCGTGGCGCGAGCTGCGCCGTGGACATCACGAAGCAGTGTCTGCCGGAGCTGCAGGTCGCCGGAGGGTGCGCTAGCGCGTGCGGCAAGTTCGGCGGAGACACCTACTGCTGCAGGGGCCAGTTCACGGACAACTGCCCGCCGACCAAGTACTCGCAGTTCTTCAAGGGGAAGTGCCCTGACGCGTACAGCTACGCCAAGGACGACCAGACCAGCACCTTCACCTGCCCGGCCGGAACCAACTACCAGATCGTGCTTTGCCCTTAG
- the LOC124652601 gene encoding ABC transporter G family member 53-like, with translation MTNYIMQILGLQICSDTLVGNDMARGISGGQRKRVTIGEMLIGPARAQFMDEISTGLDSSTTYEIVNFVRQSVHILGGTVVISLLQPSAETFELFDDVLLLSEGRIVYQGPKENVGEFFGSLGFQCPPRKATADFLLEVTSLKDQKQYWLHGSATYRYFTVEKFSKAFHQFHEGQAIAKFLEVPFEKNQSSLAALATSKYGVSKRELVKAVSTREVMLMRRNSSLYLINIAIITMTAFVASTIFWNSHMHRESVTDGGIYLGLLYFSVGETMFRNLCDLRGTVMKLPLFFKQRDVLYPAWAYTLPTCILKIPITLVEVTIWVSMTYYAVGFDPNIWRLFKHYFVLLAVSQMSSSLFRLIAGVTRNIYAANNFGTFTIILLLLLSGFILSSENLNNFWLVGYWISPLMYAQNAISGNEFTSNRWSKILTGTRESLGTSILKSRGLLVQAKWYWIGLGVLIGYIFVFNGLYTAALTYFKSSGIAFSSLQTNALEKNHAKLSADAPSKLYHQKRVMNGSQSSVNNRRAALPFVPLSLTFDNVRYSVDMKSVNKAHGETKDRLEILKGVSGCFRPGVLTALMGISGAGKTTLMDVLAGRKTCGYTEGTITISGYSKKQETFCRVFGYCEQSDIHSPHLSVLESLLFSAWLRLPSEVDSLTRKIFVYDIMELLELTSLQDAYVGHPGETGLSSEQRKRLTIAVELVSNPSIIFMDEPTSRLDARAAAIVMRTIRNLADTGKTVVCTIHQPSTEILETFDELLLLKQGGEEIYVGPLGDHSSQLISYFEEIEGVNKIKNGYNPATWMLEVTSTVQEQMLGIDLSGIYRHSELYMRTKALISELSMPPSSSTDLHFLNEYSQSFWKQCFICLWKQNLSYWRSIHYIGCRFFVTIIIALIFGTVFWNLGNKRMKQQDLFNSMGSMYFAILMLGIKNAQGVQSVIATERIMFYKQRAAGMYSALPYTFAQVAIELPYTFVQTLIYGVPVYAMMGFEWTSAKFFWYLFFMYFTFLYFTFFGMMAVGLAPNGGVAAIGCSAFYAIWNLFSGFLIPVSKIPIWWSWYYWICPVAWTLYGLGVSQFGDIEERLESGETVSDFLRNYYGFRHEFLGVVATVSVAFPVAFALIFGFAAKYINFQKR, from the exons ATGACAAACTATATAATGCAG ATCTTAGGACTTCAGATATGTTCAGATACATTAGTTGGAAATGATATGGCGAGAGGTATATCTGGTGGGCAAAGGAAGCGTGTCACCATAG GAGAAATGCTCATCGGCCCAGCCAGAGCCCAATTCATGGATGAGATCTCAACCGGGCTTGACAGCTCAACTACGTACGAGATTGTGAATTTCGTGAGGCAATCTGTCCACATACTTGGGGGAACAGTGGTAATCTCTCTGCTTCAACCATCAGCTGAGACATTTGAGCTTttcgacgacgtcctcctcctctcagAGGGGCGTATTGTCTACCAAGGCCCCAAAGAAAATGTGGGCGAGTTCTTTGGGTCTCTAGGCTTCCAATGCCCTCCCAGAAAAGCCACTGCTGACTTCTTGTTAGAA GTGACTTCATTGAAAGATCAGAAGCAATATTGGTTGCATGGTAGTGCAACATATCGTTACTTCACAGTGGAGAAATTCTCAAAAGCCTTTCATCAATTTCATGAAGGACAAGCTATTGCTAAGTTTCTTGAAGTGCCATTTGAGAAGAACCAGAGTTCATTGGCTGCTCTCGCCACTTCAAAGTATGGTGTCAGCAAAAGGGAGTTGGTCAAAGCAGTATCTACTAGAGAAGTCATGCTTATGAGGAGGAACTCGTCACTCTACTTAATCAATATTGCAATT ATCACTATGACAGCATTCGTGGCATCAACCATTTTCTGGAACAGCCATATGCATCGTGAGTCAGTTACTGATGGGGGGATATATCTTGGGTTGTTGTACTTTTCTGTGGGTGAAACCATGTTCCGCAATTTGTGTGACCTTAGGGGAACAGTCATGAAATTGCCATTGTTCTTTAAGCAAAGGGATGTTTTGTATCCAGCATGGGCATACACTTTGCCTACATGTATTCTTAAGATTCCTATCACGCTTGTCGAAGTTACAATCTGGGTTTCTATGACGTACTATGCAGTTGGATTTGACCCAAATATCTGGAG GCTCTTTAAACATTATTTTGTGCTTCTAGCAGTCAGTCAGATGTCATCTTCTCTGTTTCGATTGATTGCTGGagtcacaagaaacatatatgcaGCAAACAACTTCGGAACATTCACAATAATTTTACTTCTTCTACTAAGTGGATTCATACTTTCCAGCG agaatttgaacaatttttggttGGTTGGTTACTGGATCTCACCATTGATGTATGCACAGAATGCCATTTCAGGAAACGAATTTACTTCTAACCGTTGGAGTAAA ATACTTACCGGAACAAGGGAATCATTAGGAACAAGCATATTGAAATCTCGTGGGTTACTTGTACAAGCAAAGTGGTACTGGATTGGCTTGGGCGTACTGATTGGATACATATTTGTCTTCAATGGTCTTTACACTGCAGCTTTAACATACTTCAAAT CTTCTGGTATAGCCTTTTCATCATTGCAAACCAATGCACTAGAGAAAAATCATGCAAAGTTGAGTGCCGATGCTCCCTCAAAATTATATCATCAGAAAAGAGTGATGAATGGGTCACAGAGTTCTGTGAATAACAGAAGGGCTGCACTTCCATTTGTGCCACTTTCACTTACCTTTGACAACGTGAGATATTCAGTGGACATGAAATCG GTAAACAAAGCACATGGTGAGACAAAAGATCGTTTGGAGATACTGAAGGGTGTGAGTGGTTGCTTTAGACCAGGTGTGCTGACTGCATTGATGGGAATCAGTGGTGCCGGGAAGACAACACTGATGGATGTGTTAGCAGGAAGGAAAACATGTGGCTACACTGAAGGGACAATAACTATCTCAGGTTACTCAAAGAAGCAAGAAACCTTTTGCCGTGTATTTGGATACTGTGAGCAGTCAGATATCCACTCTCCACACTTGAGCGTGCTCGAGTCACTTTTATTCTCTGCGTGGCTTCGATTACCCTCAGAAGTTGACTCATTAACAAGAAAG ATTTTTGTGTACGATATAATGGAGCTCTTGGAGCTTACATCATTGCAAGATGCATATGTTGGACATCCTGGAGAGACAGGCCTCTCAAGTGAGCAACGGAAGAGGCTAACTATTGCAGTGGAACTTGTATCTAATCCTTCAATCATATTTATGGACGAACCAACCTCAAGGCTTGATGCTCGAGCTGCAGCGATTGTAATGAGGACTATCAGGAACCTTGCGGACACCGGTAAAACTGTTGTCTGCACCATTCACCAACCAAGTACTGAAATATTGGAAACTTTTGATGAG CTTCTTCTATTGAAGCAAGGAGGGGAGGAGATATATGTTGGTCCATTAGGTGACCATTCTTCGCAGCTAATTAGTTACTTTGAG GAAATTGAAGGTGTCAATAAGATAAAAAATGGGTATAATCCTGCAACATGGATGTTGGAGGTGACCTCAACTGTACAAGAGCAGATGCTTGGGATTGATCTCTCTGGAATATATAGACATTCGGAGCTATACAT GAGGACCAAGGCCTTGATAAGTGAATTAAGCATGCCTCCTTCTAGCTCTACCGATCTCCATTTTCTTAATGAGTATTCACAGTCTTTTTGGAAGCAGTGCTTTATATGCTTGTGGAAGCAGAATTTGTCTTATTGGAGGAGTATTCATTACATAGGATGTAGATTCTTTGTCACCATAATCATTGCACTGATTTTTGGCACGGTATTCTGGAACCTTGGCAACAAGAG AATGAAACAGCAAGACTTGTTCAATTCCAtggggtctatgtactttgccaTTCTAATGCTCGGTATTAAGAACGCACAAGGTGTTCAGTCAGTGATTGCCACGGAAAGGATAATGTTCTACAAACAAAGAGCAGCTGGAATGTACTCGGCGCTACCTTATACTTTTGCACAA GTTGCCATTGAACTCCCCTACACATTCGTGCAGACTTTGATATATGGAGTTCCAGTTTACGCAATGATGGGATTCGAGTGGACATCAGCCAAATTCTTTTGGTATTTGTTCTTCATGTACTTCACATTCCTTTACTTCACATTCTTTGGGATGATGGCTGTGGGACTTGCACCGAATGGTGGTGTGGCAGCGATAGGCTGCTCTGCATTCTATGCCATATGGAATCTTTTCTCTGGATTTCTAATCCCCGTATCT AAAATCCCTATCTGGTGGAGTTGGTACTACTGGATTTGCCCAGTTGCATGGACATTGTACGGTCTAGGTGTGTCACAGTTTGGAGACATCGAGGAGAGACTTGAAAGTGGTGAGACTGTATCGGACTTTCTTAGAAACTACTACGGTTTTAGGCATGAATTCTTGGGAGTGGTAGCTACAGTGTCTGTGGCATTTCCCGTGGCTTTCGCTCTCATATTTGGATTTGCTGCCAAGTATATTAACTTTCAGAAGAGATGA